A window from Streptomyces sp. NBC_00271 encodes these proteins:
- a CDS encoding N-acetylmuramoyl-L-alanine amidase, with the protein MERARSFPSRRRLLKGGAALAALPYALLPGAQATAETAVVDYPLAEWAAASTSNYTASSRPTAYPLGYVVIHVTQETYPRTVAIFQNPQKKVSAHYLVRSADGHVAQCVRERDIAWHAGNWDYNTRSIGIEHEGWVDRPAYFTNALYEESAKLTAAICAKHGIPKDRAHIIGHYEVPGTDHTDPGPNWDWTRYIKLVNFA; encoded by the coding sequence ATGGAACGGGCCAGATCGTTCCCGAGCCGGCGACGCCTGCTCAAGGGCGGCGCCGCCCTCGCCGCCCTCCCCTACGCGTTACTTCCCGGCGCACAGGCGACGGCTGAGACGGCGGTGGTCGACTATCCGCTCGCCGAATGGGCAGCGGCGAGCACCTCCAACTACACGGCGTCCAGTCGGCCGACGGCCTATCCGCTCGGCTACGTGGTCATTCACGTCACGCAGGAGACCTATCCCAGGACCGTGGCCATCTTCCAGAACCCCCAGAAGAAGGTGTCCGCGCACTACCTCGTGCGATCAGCCGACGGGCATGTCGCCCAGTGTGTCAGGGAGCGCGACATCGCCTGGCACGCAGGGAACTGGGACTACAACACCCGCAGCATCGGCATCGAACACGAGGGCTGGGTGGACCGGCCCGCCTATTTCACCAACGCGCTCTACGAGGAGTCCGCCAAGCTGACCGCCGCGATCTGCGCGAAGCACGGCATCCCCAAGGACCGGGCTCACATCATCGGCCACTATGAGGTACCGGGCACCGACCACACGGATCCGGGGCCGAACTGGGACTGGACGCGGTACATAAAGCTCGTCAACTTCGCTTGA
- a CDS encoding GAF domain-containing protein: MTEPWVALEPGADPVERVRILRRAHEAFTEAGTVPRPVRSVVADSWRRSARAGVAPDGTAHVELTDGDLGSYRSEHPLARVMPLFRELMGTFAADGEHLLAVCDAQGRLLWVEGHPATRRQAGRMNFVPGARWSETSVGTNAPGTAVAVDQPVQVFAAEHFIRRVQPWTCAAAPVHDPRTGRVLGAVDITGGDGLAHPHSLGFVQAVARAAESQLALLAPAEAAADTVELTALGRDEAQLVAGGRKVRLSRRHSEILVLLARHPEGLSGDELLCALYEDESVTPVTLRAELTRLRRLLGPGLLGSRPYRLTAPVESDVAVVERRLGTGAVTAAAAAYAGPLLPGSGAPAVVRLRRRLADGLRTALIARRDPDLLADWARAPWGEDDLDVWRALAAVRPTATVRARLEELEREQAAPPGRPYPAALAARARSVAGQGRPAPSATSLQRPRS, translated from the coding sequence TTGACCGAACCGTGGGTGGCCCTCGAACCAGGAGCCGATCCCGTCGAGCGGGTGCGGATACTGCGCCGCGCGCACGAGGCGTTCACCGAGGCGGGCACGGTGCCGCGACCGGTGCGCTCCGTGGTGGCCGATTCATGGCGGCGATCGGCACGGGCCGGTGTCGCACCGGACGGCACGGCACACGTGGAACTCACGGACGGCGACCTGGGCTCCTACCGGTCGGAGCATCCACTGGCTCGGGTGATGCCGCTCTTCCGGGAGCTCATGGGGACGTTCGCGGCGGACGGCGAGCACCTTCTCGCGGTGTGCGACGCGCAGGGCCGGCTGTTGTGGGTCGAGGGACATCCGGCGACGCGGCGGCAGGCTGGGCGGATGAACTTCGTACCGGGCGCGCGGTGGTCGGAGACCTCGGTCGGCACCAACGCGCCGGGAACGGCGGTCGCCGTGGACCAGCCGGTGCAGGTGTTCGCGGCCGAGCACTTCATCCGCCGGGTCCAGCCCTGGACGTGCGCCGCGGCGCCGGTGCACGATCCGCGCACCGGGCGGGTGCTCGGCGCGGTGGACATCACGGGCGGGGACGGGCTCGCGCATCCGCACAGTCTCGGTTTCGTGCAGGCGGTGGCGCGGGCCGCCGAGTCCCAGTTGGCACTGCTCGCACCGGCGGAAGCAGCCGCCGACACGGTCGAACTGACCGCGCTCGGCCGCGACGAGGCCCAACTGGTCGCGGGCGGCCGGAAGGTCAGGCTCAGCCGCAGGCACAGCGAGATCCTGGTGCTGCTGGCAAGACACCCGGAGGGACTCTCGGGCGACGAGTTGCTGTGCGCACTGTACGAGGACGAGTCGGTGACGCCGGTGACCCTGCGCGCCGAGCTGACCCGACTGCGCCGGCTGCTCGGCCCCGGCCTGCTGGGCTCGCGGCCCTACCGGCTCACGGCGCCGGTCGAGTCCGACGTGGCGGTCGTCGAACGGCGGCTCGGTACGGGTGCGGTCACGGCAGCCGCGGCGGCGTACGCCGGTCCGCTGCTGCCGGGTTCGGGAGCCCCGGCCGTGGTGCGGTTGCGGCGCCGCCTCGCCGACGGGCTGCGTACGGCGCTCATCGCGCGTCGCGACCCCGACCTGTTGGCGGACTGGGCGCGCGCCCCGTGGGGCGAGGACGACCTCGACGTATGGCGGGCGCTGGCCGCCGTACGCCCGACGGCGACGGTGCGGGCCCGGCTGGAGGAGCTGGAGCGCGAACAGGCCGCGCCACCGGGCCGACCGTACCCGGCGGCGCTCGCGGCGCGGGCTCGGTCGGTTGCCGGCCAAGGCCGACCTGCTCCATCCGCAACGTCGTTGCAACGTCCGCGCTCCTAG
- the exaC gene encoding acetaldehyde dehydrogenase ExaC — protein MTRYAAPGTEGAIVSYQARYDHFIGGEYVPPARGQYFENPSPVNGQPFTEVARGTAEDVERALDAAHAAAPGWGRTSVTARGDILLKIADRMEANLEKLAVAESWENGKPVRETLAADIPLAIDHFRYFAGAIRAQEGSLGEVDDDTVAYHFHEPLGVVAQIIPWNFPILMAVWKLAPALAAGNAVVIKPAEQTPASLHYWMSLIADLLPPGVVNIVNGFGVEAGKPLASSPRVAKVAFTGETTTGRLIMQYASENIKPVTLELGGKSPNIFFDDVWAQNDDFRDKALEGFTMFALNQGEVCTCPSRALVQRGHYGEFMEAAVARTELIKPGHPLDTDTMIGAQASNDQLEKILSYLDIGRQEGARILTGGERVEYDGELKGGYYVQPTIFEGDNRMRIFQEEIFGPVVSVTSFDDFDDAIKTANDTLYGLGAGVWTRDINTAYRAGRAIQAGRVWTNCYHAYPAHAAFGGYKQSGIGRETHKMMLEHYQQTKNLLVSYSPKKLGFF, from the coding sequence ATGACCCGTTACGCGGCGCCCGGCACCGAGGGCGCGATCGTCTCCTACCAGGCGCGTTACGACCACTTCATCGGCGGCGAGTACGTGCCGCCGGCTCGTGGGCAGTACTTCGAGAACCCGAGTCCGGTGAACGGACAGCCGTTCACGGAGGTCGCGCGGGGCACCGCCGAGGACGTGGAGCGCGCGCTGGACGCGGCGCACGCGGCCGCGCCCGGCTGGGGCCGCACCTCCGTCACCGCGCGAGGCGACATCCTGCTGAAGATCGCCGACCGGATGGAGGCGAACCTGGAGAAGCTGGCGGTCGCCGAGAGCTGGGAGAACGGCAAGCCGGTCCGCGAGACCCTGGCCGCCGACATCCCGCTGGCCATCGACCACTTCCGTTACTTCGCGGGGGCGATCCGCGCCCAGGAGGGTTCGCTCGGCGAGGTCGACGACGACACCGTCGCGTACCACTTCCACGAGCCGCTCGGGGTCGTCGCGCAGATCATCCCCTGGAACTTCCCGATCCTGATGGCGGTCTGGAAGCTCGCCCCGGCGCTGGCGGCGGGCAACGCGGTCGTCATCAAGCCCGCCGAGCAGACCCCGGCGTCCCTTCACTACTGGATGAGCCTGATCGCGGACCTGCTGCCGCCCGGCGTCGTCAACATCGTCAACGGCTTCGGCGTGGAGGCGGGCAAGCCGCTCGCGTCCAGCCCGCGGGTGGCGAAGGTGGCGTTCACGGGTGAGACCACGACCGGGCGGCTGATCATGCAGTACGCCTCGGAGAACATCAAGCCGGTCACGCTGGAGCTCGGCGGCAAGTCCCCGAACATCTTCTTCGACGACGTCTGGGCGCAGAACGACGACTTCCGGGACAAGGCACTCGAGGGCTTCACGATGTTCGCCCTCAACCAGGGCGAGGTCTGCACCTGCCCGTCACGGGCGCTCGTCCAGCGCGGTCACTACGGCGAGTTCATGGAGGCGGCGGTCGCCCGCACCGAGCTGATCAAGCCGGGCCACCCGCTCGACACCGACACGATGATCGGCGCGCAGGCCTCCAACGACCAGTTGGAGAAGATCCTCTCCTACCTGGACATCGGTCGGCAGGAGGGCGCCAGGATTCTCACCGGTGGCGAACGTGTCGAGTACGACGGTGAGTTGAAGGGCGGCTACTACGTCCAGCCGACGATCTTCGAGGGTGACAACCGGATGCGGATCTTCCAGGAGGAGATCTTCGGCCCGGTCGTCTCGGTCACGTCGTTCGACGATTTCGACGACGCCATCAAGACCGCCAACGACACGCTGTACGGCCTCGGGGCCGGCGTATGGACGCGCGACATCAACACCGCGTACCGGGCGGGCCGTGCGATCCAGGCGGGCCGGGTGTGGACGAACTGCTACCACGCCTACCCCGCGCACGCGGCGTTCGGCGGCTACAAGCAGTCCGGGATCGGCCGCGAGACGCACAAGATGATGCTGGAGCACTACCAGCAGACCAAGAACCTCCTGGTGTCGTACTCGCCGAAGAAGCTGGGCTTCTTCTAG
- a CDS encoding cytochrome P450 codes for MARMNEPPRLPEGSFAAWSRDRLAEARRGADECGDVWQLEPGVYVAATAGPCEAVLHRAQDFPKASSPLFPPLKGSSGAPTPEERAHAHAARMRGLRPQAVAARIGEIAPLTARFADQWPTGQDVEILPPVRHALADVGVRYLFSEDAPTLLPFAAQLFLAREVLVSPSRWVWPRWIPTPARRFRTRQQVAFTNALRPIIRRRRSSGRLGDDLLGQMLRPSSRYGLLPEEAILDTLPGITVATFEAPSRAAGWILLHLARHPQAAGRVATEADLLPADPAATTSAHLDSLQYTQALVREVLRLDPPSWLLTRRAARQTQLADYTIDAGSTVLVCPYTAHRDAREHSEPDRFQPERWLDDSGSPAKPGVFLSFGTGPHGCEGAALAMAMLTLLTAQTARRYHVSEPPGPEPGYQVTTFVGLATVGLRLRATVRS; via the coding sequence ATGGCCCGAATGAATGAGCCGCCGCGGTTGCCCGAAGGCAGCTTCGCGGCCTGGAGCCGCGACCGGCTGGCAGAGGCGCGCCGTGGCGCTGACGAGTGCGGGGACGTCTGGCAGCTGGAGCCGGGCGTCTACGTGGCCGCTACGGCCGGGCCGTGTGAAGCAGTCCTGCACCGCGCGCAGGACTTCCCCAAGGCATCCTCGCCTCTCTTCCCGCCGCTGAAGGGCTCGAGCGGAGCACCGACGCCTGAGGAGCGTGCCCACGCTCACGCCGCCCGCATGCGCGGGCTGCGCCCGCAGGCGGTTGCAGCCCGCATCGGTGAGATTGCGCCCCTGACCGCTCGCTTTGCCGACCAGTGGCCCACGGGCCAGGACGTCGAGATTCTGCCTCCCGTACGGCATGCCCTGGCAGACGTCGGCGTGCGCTACCTCTTCTCCGAAGACGCTCCCACCCTGCTGCCCTTTGCCGCACAGCTCTTCCTGGCCCGGGAGGTGCTCGTAAGCCCCTCGCGCTGGGTATGGCCGCGCTGGATCCCCACACCGGCACGGCGGTTCCGCACACGGCAGCAAGTCGCCTTTACCAACGCTTTGCGTCCCATCATCCGCCGGCGCCGTTCATCGGGCCGGCTCGGTGACGACCTGCTGGGACAGATGCTCCGACCCTCCTCCCGCTACGGCCTGCTGCCGGAAGAGGCCATCCTCGACACTCTCCCCGGAATCACCGTCGCCACCTTCGAGGCACCTTCCCGAGCAGCCGGATGGATCCTGCTCCACCTGGCCCGGCACCCCCAGGCAGCGGGCCGCGTCGCGACCGAAGCCGACTTGCTGCCCGCGGACCCGGCCGCGACGACCAGCGCCCACCTCGACAGCCTTCAATACACCCAGGCACTGGTACGCGAGGTGCTGCGACTGGACCCCCCGAGCTGGCTACTGACCCGGCGCGCCGCGCGACAGACTCAGCTCGCCGACTACACCATCGATGCCGGGTCCACCGTTCTCGTCTGCCCCTACACCGCCCACCGCGACGCACGGGAACACTCCGAGCCGGACCGGTTCCAGCCCGAGCGCTGGCTCGATGATTCGGGCTCGCCGGCGAAACCCGGGGTCTTCCTCTCCTTCGGTACCGGGCCGCATGGCTGCGAGGGAGCCGCTCTGGCCATGGCGATGCTGACGCTCCTGACCGCGCAGACCGCCCGCCGCTACCACGTGAGCGAGCCGCCCGGACCGGAACCCGGCTACCAGGTCACCACCTTCGTAGGTCTCGCAACGGTCGGCTTGCGCCTGCGTGCCACCGTGCGCAGCTGA
- a CDS encoding DUF6529 family protein yields MTGHTDARTRRPARKVAGFLAALLPVAVAVGVYAFGRTHTPDYTSGLFGQHGADVYDLKARLGSALMALAVVQLLLGLWMYRRLPGAGAAPHRVPPTHRLIGLLAFLLSLPISYHCITAYGVEFTSSRVAVHSIAGCLLYGAFVAKVLVVRSRRLPGWALPAAGGALVVVIALLWYTAALWVFTGSAPGF; encoded by the coding sequence ATGACCGGGCACACGGACGCGCGAACGCGGCGTCCCGCACGAAAGGTTGCGGGCTTTTTGGCTGCCTTGCTGCCGGTCGCGGTCGCGGTGGGGGTATACGCGTTCGGCCGCACGCACACACCCGACTACACCAGCGGGCTGTTCGGGCAGCACGGCGCCGACGTCTACGATCTCAAGGCGCGCCTGGGCAGCGCTCTGATGGCACTCGCGGTCGTCCAACTGCTGCTCGGGCTGTGGATGTACCGGCGCCTACCGGGAGCGGGGGCCGCGCCGCACCGGGTGCCCCCCACACACCGGCTCATCGGCCTCCTTGCCTTTCTGCTCTCGCTGCCCATCTCCTACCACTGCATCACCGCCTACGGAGTTGAGTTCACGAGCAGCCGAGTGGCGGTGCACTCCATCGCGGGCTGTCTCCTGTACGGCGCGTTCGTCGCCAAGGTGCTGGTGGTACGCAGCCGCCGACTGCCCGGTTGGGCGCTTCCGGCCGCCGGCGGCGCTCTGGTCGTCGTCATCGCACTGCTGTGGTACACAGCCGCCTTGTGGGTCTTCACCGGCTCCGCCCCCGGTTTCTGA
- a CDS encoding TetR/AcrR family transcriptional regulator produces the protein MTAQAGTGRTNQKQRTRTAIVAAARDLMDTGAEVTMPAIARAALVSEATAYRYFPDLPSLISEALAGVWPPPAEALAPVADSTDPVERVAFACEFLLRGILARQGSVRAMIAATITRPETVTTRPGVRFGLIDHALLPLEDTLGARDPDGFTQLKRDLAVVVSAEAFFTLTDLCGLDPDAAITSAVRTAATLTEAAVRAIA, from the coding sequence ATGACGGCGCAGGCGGGCACCGGCCGCACCAACCAGAAGCAGCGCACGCGAACGGCGATCGTGGCGGCCGCCCGGGATCTCATGGACACGGGCGCCGAGGTGACCATGCCCGCGATCGCCCGCGCGGCCCTCGTCTCCGAGGCCACCGCCTATCGGTACTTCCCCGACCTTCCGTCGCTGATCAGCGAGGCCCTCGCCGGCGTCTGGCCGCCCCCCGCCGAGGCGCTCGCGCCGGTCGCGGACTCCACCGACCCCGTCGAACGCGTCGCCTTCGCCTGCGAGTTCCTCCTCCGCGGCATCCTCGCCCGCCAGGGCTCGGTACGCGCGATGATCGCCGCCACCATCACCCGGCCCGAGACGGTGACCACGCGACCGGGCGTTCGCTTCGGACTCATCGACCATGCGCTCCTCCCTCTGGAGGACACGCTCGGTGCGAGGGACCCGGACGGCTTCACCCAACTCAAGCGGGACCTCGCGGTGGTCGTGAGCGCCGAGGCGTTCTTCACCCTCACCGACCTGTGCGGGCTCGACCCCGACGCGGCCATCACCAGCGCCGTCCGGACCGCGGCCACCCTGACCGAGGCCGCGGTGCGCGCGATCGCGTAG
- a CDS encoding cupin domain-containing protein, producing the protein MSTVSLVGPDDGETIQLGPTQMRILEDGSTTGHRLGIGEITIAPHTQGPPQHRHAQHDEGFYVVSGTVHFTIGETTHVAPAGTLAMIPPGAPHTFANLGDTPAVMLNTFTPDLYVQYFRDLRNMIAGGQELTPESTVAVMSRYATVPATDFA; encoded by the coding sequence ATGAGCACGGTTTCCCTGGTCGGCCCGGACGACGGCGAGACCATCCAGCTGGGCCCCACGCAGATGCGCATCCTCGAGGACGGCAGCACCACCGGGCACCGCCTCGGAATCGGAGAGATCACCATCGCCCCGCACACCCAGGGCCCGCCCCAGCACCGCCACGCCCAGCACGACGAGGGCTTCTACGTCGTCTCCGGCACCGTGCACTTCACCATCGGGGAGACGACCCACGTGGCCCCGGCCGGCACGCTCGCCATGATCCCGCCCGGCGCCCCGCACACCTTCGCCAACCTCGGCGACACACCCGCGGTGATGCTCAACACCTTCACGCCCGACCTGTACGTGCAGTACTTCCGCGACCTGCGGAACATGATCGCGGGCGGTCAGGAACTGACCCCGGAGTCGACCGTCGCGGTGATGAGCCGCTACGCCACCGTCCCCGCGACCGACTTCGCCTGA
- a CDS encoding alpha/beta fold hydrolase, whose amino-acid sequence MTRSTHTLTLDQGTLDVTVDLFGQEGHPFLLLHGGGGPGTVAPFAGLLAEQRPARVFTPVHPGFDGTARPEWLTDVTTLAQVYAQLLDVLDLRDVAVVGNSIGGWIAAELAALGSDRISSVTLVNAVGIPVPGHPIADTFSLTPVELSRLSFHDPSKFRFDPSKLTEAQRAVMAANHATLQLYSGPHAMADPTLTDRLAKITHPTLVAWGASDQVVDADYGRAYAHAIPDAEFRLLEGTGHMPQTETPEQFLPVLWDFAEAHATDRPQH is encoded by the coding sequence ATGACCCGCAGCACCCACACGCTCACGCTCGACCAGGGCACCCTCGACGTCACCGTCGACCTCTTCGGGCAGGAGGGGCACCCCTTCCTGCTGCTGCACGGAGGCGGCGGCCCGGGGACCGTCGCCCCGTTCGCCGGCCTGCTGGCCGAGCAGCGTCCGGCCAGGGTGTTCACCCCCGTCCACCCCGGGTTCGACGGCACTGCCCGCCCCGAGTGGCTGACCGACGTCACGACCCTGGCCCAGGTCTACGCCCAACTGCTCGACGTACTCGACCTGCGGGACGTCGCCGTTGTCGGCAACTCGATCGGCGGCTGGATCGCCGCCGAACTCGCGGCCCTGGGCAGCGACCGGATCAGCAGCGTCACCCTCGTCAACGCCGTCGGCATCCCCGTCCCCGGCCACCCGATAGCCGACACCTTCTCCCTGACGCCCGTCGAGCTGTCCCGTCTCTCCTTCCACGACCCCTCGAAGTTCCGCTTCGATCCCAGCAAGCTGACCGAGGCGCAGCGCGCGGTCATGGCCGCCAACCATGCCACCCTGCAGCTCTATTCGGGCCCGCACGCCATGGCCGACCCCACCCTGACCGACCGCCTCGCCAAGATCACCCACCCGACCCTGGTCGCATGGGGCGCAAGCGACCAGGTCGTGGACGCCGACTACGGACGCGCGTACGCGCATGCCATCCCCGACGCGGAGTTCCGTCTGCTGGAAGGCACCGGCCACATGCCCCAGACCGAGACGCCCGAGCAGTTCCTCCCGGTGCTCTGGGACTTCGCCGAGGCCCACGCCACCGACCGGCCGCAGCACTGA